A genomic segment from Streptosporangium roseum DSM 43021 encodes:
- a CDS encoding glycosyltransferase family 2 protein yields MNDWPAISVVIPTRNRTGLLQETIDSILGQDYPGDLTCVAVFDQSPPDGSFALDTPGRRVVVTSNTRSPGIAGARNTGVLLDDGELVAFCDDTDLWLPHRLRSQVTALGAGHFATCGIELFNDEVAFARSVTAPTVTLRDLLRGQLPSMHPSTYLMRREALVNGFGLVSEELPGGYGEDYELLLRAARYGPITNLAGTGVQVRLHNASHFSVVESSETISSALRWMLERYPEFAGAPGGYAQLAGKIAFAEAALGRGSQALRWIGRTVRRRPWEPRAYLALAVTAGVPAGAIVGRLHRMGRGI; encoded by the coding sequence GTGAACGACTGGCCGGCGATCAGCGTGGTGATCCCGACCCGCAACCGCACCGGGCTGCTCCAGGAGACGATCGACTCGATCCTCGGCCAGGACTACCCGGGCGATCTGACCTGTGTCGCCGTCTTCGACCAGAGCCCGCCGGACGGGTCGTTCGCCCTCGACACCCCGGGCCGCCGGGTCGTGGTGACCTCGAACACGCGGAGCCCGGGGATCGCCGGGGCCCGCAACACCGGTGTGCTCCTCGACGACGGAGAGCTGGTCGCCTTCTGCGACGACACCGATCTCTGGCTGCCGCACAGGCTCAGGTCACAGGTCACCGCGCTCGGCGCCGGCCACTTCGCGACATGCGGGATCGAGCTGTTCAACGACGAGGTCGCCTTCGCCAGATCCGTGACCGCGCCGACGGTGACCCTGCGGGACCTGCTGCGCGGGCAGCTCCCCTCGATGCATCCCTCCACCTACCTGATGCGCCGCGAGGCGCTGGTCAACGGTTTCGGGCTGGTCAGCGAGGAACTGCCCGGCGGGTACGGCGAGGACTACGAGTTGCTGCTGCGGGCCGCCCGGTACGGACCGATCACCAACCTGGCCGGGACGGGGGTGCAGGTCAGGCTGCACAACGCCTCCCACTTCTCCGTCGTCGAGTCCAGCGAGACGATCTCCTCGGCGCTGCGCTGGATGCTGGAGCGGTACCCGGAGTTCGCGGGAGCGCCGGGCGGCTACGCCCAGCTCGCCGGGAAGATCGCCTTCGCCGAGGCCGCCCTGGGGCGCGGCTCGCAGGCCCTGCGCTGGATCGGCCGGACCGTGCGGCGGCGTCCCTGGGAGCCCCGCGCCTACCTGGCGCTGGCCGTGACCGCCGGGGTGCCCGCCGGGGCGATCGTCGGCCGGCTGCACCGGATGGGCCGCGGAATATGA